A genome region from Schlesneria paludicola DSM 18645 includes the following:
- a CDS encoding cryptochrome/photolyase family protein, which produces MNESLQRIHASANSATIESTATTTSKSLDTMTHPSLVWFRHDLRLQDQPALVAAVARGEPVIPVYIWSPDEDGDWPPGAASRWWLHHSLHQLNEQLEELGSRLIIRQGNALTELLSLIDDTGADAVYWTRRYEPAAIQRDSRVKTELRQRNVLAQSFNGQLLFEPWQIETKQGRPYQVFTAFWKTCLTQRTPDEPEPAPSDFLSPRPWPKSAKLNDLSLRPTIAWDTGFAERWVPGEKAARQELHRFLESPVFDYVTMRDLPALHGTSRLSPHLHFGEISPRTIWHETQRRLRQHSQDPTSAETFLKEVGWREFAHHLLFHFPNTPREPLRSEFANFPWINDNPRLKAWQTGQTGYPIVDAGMRELWTTGWMHNRVRMIVASFLVKDLLIPWQKGAEWFWDTLVDADLASNTLGWQWTAGCGADAAPFFRIFNPVLQSQKFDAEGHYIRRWVPELKNLPTKWIHAPWTASQSVLTAAGVTMDQAYPLPIVDHDEARHCALEAFRRISQKTS; this is translated from the coding sequence AGGACCAACCTGCACTGGTCGCGGCCGTGGCGCGCGGTGAACCCGTGATTCCAGTCTATATCTGGTCACCCGATGAAGACGGAGACTGGCCTCCAGGGGCCGCCAGCCGCTGGTGGCTGCACCATTCGCTACATCAATTGAACGAACAGCTAGAGGAACTCGGCTCGCGTCTGATCATTCGCCAGGGCAATGCCCTGACGGAGCTCCTGTCACTGATCGACGACACGGGCGCAGACGCCGTTTATTGGACACGTCGTTACGAACCGGCCGCCATCCAGCGAGATTCACGCGTCAAAACCGAACTGCGCCAACGCAATGTGCTCGCACAGAGCTTTAACGGGCAGTTGCTGTTTGAACCGTGGCAGATCGAGACAAAACAGGGGCGGCCGTATCAGGTTTTCACTGCGTTCTGGAAAACATGCCTGACCCAAAGAACGCCTGACGAACCAGAACCCGCCCCCTCGGACTTTTTGTCACCACGCCCGTGGCCGAAATCGGCGAAACTCAACGACCTTTCGCTTCGACCGACAATCGCTTGGGATACGGGTTTCGCCGAACGATGGGTCCCCGGTGAAAAGGCGGCCAGGCAAGAATTGCATCGCTTCCTGGAGTCGCCCGTATTTGACTATGTGACGATGCGAGATCTACCAGCACTCCACGGGACCTCGCGTCTGTCGCCCCACCTGCATTTTGGCGAAATCAGCCCTCGAACGATCTGGCATGAAACTCAGAGACGGCTCAGACAACATTCGCAAGATCCCACATCTGCCGAAACGTTCCTCAAGGAAGTCGGCTGGCGCGAGTTCGCTCATCATTTGCTGTTTCATTTCCCAAACACGCCTCGCGAACCGCTGCGTTCAGAATTTGCCAACTTCCCTTGGATCAATGACAACCCAAGACTGAAGGCATGGCAGACTGGCCAGACGGGCTATCCGATCGTTGACGCGGGGATGCGCGAGCTCTGGACCACAGGCTGGATGCACAATCGCGTGCGGATGATTGTCGCTTCGTTTTTGGTCAAAGACCTTTTAATTCCGTGGCAAAAAGGAGCTGAATGGTTTTGGGACACACTCGTCGACGCCGATCTCGCCAGCAACACTCTGGGTTGGCAATGGACCGCGGGATGTGGCGCCGACGCAGCGCCTTTCTTTCGAATTTTCAATCCGGTGCTGCAATCACAGAAATTCGATGCCGAGGGCCACTACATTCGACGTTGGGTGCCAGAACTGAAGAATTTGCCAACAAAGTGGATTCACGCCCCCTGGACGGCTTCTCAATCCGTGCTGACCGCCGCGGGAGTGACAATGGATCAAGCGTATCCATTACCGATCGTCGACCATGACGAAGCACGCCATTGCGCATTGGAAGCATTTCGCCGGATTTCTCAAAAAACATCGTAA